In the Neodiprion virginianus isolate iyNeoVirg1 chromosome 2, iyNeoVirg1.1, whole genome shotgun sequence genome, AGAGCAAAGAAGATAAAGACAAACATGAAGAAGAATGTTGTCTCTTGCCAAATACATATCACAGGCTATATCAAGATGGTGGAGGAACAAAAGAAGGAAATTGAGAGCCTTAAGCGGAAGTTGTTGGAGGTTGGAAGCAGCTCAGCTGCGCCTTTGGttagagaagaagaagatttATCCGAATGGCATACGAGGATATCGCAGTTGCATGCGAAAAAGAGAGTCTTGAATGCTAAGATCCTTTCACTTGAAAGTACGGACAAAATATTATGCTGCCgaatagaatataaaaagaaGGCAAACTCTAGACTACGTGCCTTAAGTTTTGACGTTGATGCTGTGGTTCCTGACGACGTTAACACCAGTGGTAAAACACGTGTCAACAAATCAATGTGCTTCTTCAAGAGGCAGAGAgagagtataaaaattcaaatggaCGCTGCATGGAATGAGCTAAGAGAAATTGAAACTGAACTTCATAATTTGAATCTCGAAATAGAATCAAACGGCCTATCGAATAAATTGGCTgacaaaatattaatttgcaAGAAAGATATTAATCAGTCCATAGTCGAACAACAACTAGAACATTCGAAGAAACTTTCTAATCTCCAAGAGTCCGAAATACATTCTACAGGCAACATCGTTCAGCTGGTGGGTAAAACTTTGGTCAGATTTTTCAACCTGATGCACGGGTATGGAACGATAACTGAGCCAATGAGAGAAGAATTCAAACAGCTTATTAAAACATCTGAAGGAGTTAAGAGCATCAAGTGGTCGGATGAGGAATTAACGATGGAAGAAAAACAGTTTCACAATTTTGGCTCTCTCAGTATTGAGCAGCTTGACAATCCTCTGCAACACGAATCACCACCTTCACCAATGGTGTTACTAGAGGATGACGAAAATGCGAATAATAGCATAATAAATACAACGTTTGATACTCTTCCCACTGAGGAAGATCTGGCAAAGTTAAATAATGCGACAATGACGGTCGATGCAAAGGAGGCGAGTTTGACAGAATTAGAAAGCGAGGATTGCGGCGACGATGAAATAACTGATGAGAAGGGAATTGATACGGAGAAGTTGAACAATACGTTTAATTTGATCGAAAATAAAGCTAAGAAACGTGTTTTAATGGATAAAAATCACGTGACTAGCAAACCGACGGCGAGTAAACTGGCAAAGAAACTAACGCCGCAAAAGACTCAGAAACCTTTGCGAGAAAATAACAGTGCCACTGGCAAGGAGAACAAGACTGTCCCCAAAAGCGTTATGAGCGCTAAGAGTATTGCtattttgaacaaaatgaaaGCTGAGCGGATGAAGAATTTGCAAACCGTCGTAAACGAACCGTTCAGCGATCAGCCTAATTTGGTCCATACAAAGACGATGCGTGTAAAAGACAAAAGAGGCTTGTTGTCCAGCTCGCATCCTTACAACAGACCTAGTGCAAAGCAGAAGTAAGTTATATTTTAGATCAGTATTTTTGGTAAGCATTTTTAAAATGTtcttatgtatgtatgtatgtacctggAAAACCTCGATAGGAAAATTATTAGCCGAGGtatctgtttgttttttcaaaatcattttgaTGCAGTGCCTCCAAAGTGGGAAtgaaaaacatattttataataatcacAGCACAGAGCTTGActcaaattttatcatagcactaattaaagttttttttaacttcattCACGAAAGTAATTCTTTTAGATTTAACTCAGCCCTGCCATCTTCACGGGTCCCCTGGTGATCCTACGAGCTAGTACAAACGTTTCTTCGTTATGCATTTTAcccaagtgaaaaaaaaattatatgattCAGAGTCAGTAAAGACGTTGTTTGCAAACACTGTGTAATTGCTATTTCTAAACTTGGTTAGAATAACATTATTCTTTCTACTGCAATTACATGATACCAGGTATCGAGTTGCAACCAATATTCTTGCTAATTCCAATCAATGAGCTGCATATGC is a window encoding:
- the LOC124297354 gene encoding kinesin-like protein KIF18A; protein product: MVFNRKDLAKAFSPNKLKVHARKRPMVGNSSQKCTTNGVAGNSVKSDVGGSRAANVRVIVRVRPENERELQGNQRIIVKTIDDKMLIFDPKAEENPFYYQGVAQKGRDLLKKQNKEMEFIFDRVFDSTATNLDVFQGSTKNVITTLLDGYNCSVFVYGATGAGKTHTMLGGDGDPGITYLTMAELFSEINEQSERKEFNLGVSYLEVYNENVQDLLVKSGPLHIREDGSRGIMVAGLTIITIKSADELLALLAKGNKNRTQHPTDANAESSRSHAVFQVYVKMKNKLDGQARHVKLSMIDLAGSERASATGCKGARFKEGANINKSLLALGNCINNLADGLSHIPYRDSKLTRLLKDSLGGNCHTVMIANVSPSNFSYEDTYNTLRYANRAKKIKTNMKKNVVSCQIHITGYIKMVEEQKKEIESLKRKLLEVGSSSAAPLVREEEDLSEWHTRISQLHAKKRVLNAKILSLESTDKILCCRIEYKKKANSRLRALSFDVDAVVPDDVNTSGKTRVNKSMCFFKRQRESIKIQMDAAWNELREIETELHNLNLEIESNGLSNKLADKILICKKDINQSIVEQQLEHSKKLSNLQESEIHSTGNIVQLVGKTLVRFFNLMHGYGTITEPMREEFKQLIKTSEGVKSIKWSDEELTMEEKQFHNFGSLSIEQLDNPLQHESPPSPMVLLEDDENANNSIINTTFDTLPTEEDLAKLNNATMTVDAKEASLTELESEDCGDDEITDEKGIDTEKLNNTFNLIENKAKKRVLMDKNHVTSKPTASKLAKKLTPQKTQKPLRENNSATGKENKTVPKSVMSAKSIAILNKMKAERMKNLQTVVNEPFSDQPNLVHTKTMRVKDKRGLLSSSHPYNRPSAKQKFNSALPSSRVPW